CGCGCCAATTTGTCACTCTTCGCGGTCGGCGGGGCCGTCCTGTGGTTCATCGTCAGTGAGGCGTTTTCGTGAGATCGCCACGGCCGCAACGATGGCCAGCACGGCTACGCCGACAGCGCCGAGGACCCAACCGGGCTCGTTGTTGGTCGAATTGGTCGGCACCCGCTGGGTGGGTGTGGCGCTCGCGCTCGCGACCGAGCCTCCGGTGGCGCTCGTCGTATCGGACGTGGCCGAGCCCGTTGCACTGGAACTGCCTGCGGCGGAGGTACTGCTGGACGAAGTGGCCGCAGCAATCGCGGTGAAGGCGAACTTGCCGCTGACCGGGTGACCATCGGCTGAGGTGACGCGCCACACCACCTTGTACTGTCCGGCCGGTAGCGCGGCCGGGAGGGCAACCGAAACGCTCGTCGCCGACACCGCCGGTGTCCCTGCAACGAGCGCGCCGGACGAGTTGCGGATCTCGATCCTGGTGCCGGTCGCGATCACCGTGTCGGAGAAGGTCAGGCGTACTGATTTCGGCGCCGTCACGTTGGAGTCAGCAGAGGGCGTCGTACTGACCAACTGGTCGTGCGCAGAGGCGGGACCGGCTGAGATCCACCAGAAGAGCGGTAGCAGGAGTAGGAGCAGACTTCGGTAGCGGCGCACGCCCCAATCCTCGGACATCGAGGTGGTTGCGGCGTACTCGGGCCCGCGCGGAACGAAAAACCGCCCCTGGCGCGAACCGGGGGCGGTCTTCAGTGCTGGTGGCCAGAGACGGGGTCGAACCGCCGACCTAGCGATTTTCAGTCGCTCGCTCTACCAACTGAGCTATCTGGCCGAGAAGGGCTACTTTCGCAACCCGGTACAACTCCGTACAAAAATAAAGCGACCCCGACGGGACTCGAACCCGCGACCTCCGCCGTGACAGGGCGGCGCGCTAACCAA
This portion of the Dermatophilaceae bacterium Sec6.4 genome encodes:
- a CDS encoding copper resistance protein CopC; amino-acid sequence: MRRYRSLLLLLLPLFWWISAGPASAHDQLVSTTPSADSNVTAPKSVRLTFSDTVIATGTRIEIRNSSGALVAGTPAVSATSVSVALPAALPAGQYKVVWRVTSADGHPVSGKFAFTAIAAATSSSSTSAAGSSSATGSATSDTTSATGGSVASASATPTQRVPTNSTNNEPGWVLGAVGVAVLAIVAAVAISRKRLTDDEPQDGPADREE